One window of the Desulfitobacterium chlororespirans DSM 11544 genome contains the following:
- a CDS encoding SLC13 family permease translates to MANASLSKNQQTESPKVSNMKTYIHTAIGLAFMLLFPLLPPIHPITKIGMTIVGIFIGLIYLWTTVSRTWPSLLGLALIGISGFAGPGYAGMQAVGLNAFGYHTVMGAALAMVLFGAVGYYGCTKYIARWFLTRPIINNRPYVFLTMYFLACYTICALTSPIASMFLLWGITVELLKNLQVEENEKLYKFMIVGTYITALIGQPLIPYKGSQMVMISAYQKIIGENLNVLGYMVFSIIMAILLFSVFLLFVKFVYRIDLTKLKNVTVDQFNADPLPPMNQRQKLFMATIVIFIFVLVVPEYLPSWIPGVDILKSMGFLGVTMFLVAAMTLIHMKDGKPALQFQEVAAKSLHWDVIFLIAAAVYVSGILTSDETGFKLLIKEILQPILGGHSEFVFVAIFLTAAILLCNLTNQLAMVLVLLPILNVFASHWAGGAVPISMTLIMMVFMSMMTPGVTAHAGMLHGRKDISYVDIVRYALPIIIAALILYMLIGYPLAKLIFA, encoded by the coding sequence ATGGCAAACGCTTCATTAAGCAAAAACCAGCAAACCGAATCACCAAAAGTCAGCAATATGAAAACCTACATTCATACTGCAATTGGCTTAGCCTTTATGTTGTTATTTCCCCTACTTCCACCAATACATCCTATTACCAAGATTGGTATGACAATTGTCGGTATTTTTATCGGTTTAATTTATTTATGGACAACGGTCAGCAGAACATGGCCCAGTCTGCTGGGTCTTGCGCTCATTGGTATATCCGGCTTCGCCGGACCTGGCTATGCCGGAATGCAGGCAGTCGGGCTGAATGCTTTTGGTTACCATACCGTAATGGGAGCTGCCTTAGCGATGGTTCTTTTTGGAGCCGTGGGATACTATGGCTGCACGAAGTATATTGCCCGTTGGTTTTTGACAAGACCGATTATTAACAATCGACCTTATGTTTTTCTCACAATGTATTTTCTGGCTTGTTATACCATATGCGCCCTAACTTCACCTATTGCAAGCATGTTTCTTCTTTGGGGAATTACTGTGGAGCTTCTAAAGAATTTACAAGTTGAAGAGAATGAGAAACTCTATAAATTTATGATCGTAGGAACTTATATAACGGCCCTTATAGGTCAGCCGTTGATTCCTTATAAAGGCTCTCAAATGGTTATGATCAGTGCTTACCAAAAAATAATCGGTGAAAACTTAAACGTTCTTGGATATATGGTATTTAGCATTATCATGGCCATACTCTTATTCTCAGTATTCTTATTATTTGTTAAGTTTGTTTATCGAATTGACCTGACCAAATTAAAGAATGTAACAGTTGATCAATTTAATGCTGATCCTCTGCCGCCGATGAACCAGAGACAAAAATTGTTCATGGCTACCATTGTCATTTTTATCTTTGTCTTGGTAGTGCCTGAGTATTTGCCCAGTTGGATACCTGGTGTCGATATATTAAAAAGCATGGGATTCTTAGGTGTAACAATGTTTCTTGTCGCCGCTATGACTTTGATTCACATGAAGGATGGCAAACCGGCTTTACAATTCCAAGAAGTAGCAGCTAAGTCACTCCATTGGGATGTAATCTTCTTGATTGCAGCTGCTGTGTATGTTTCCGGTATATTAACGAGCGACGAAACAGGTTTTAAGCTGTTAATAAAAGAAATACTGCAACCTATTTTAGGGGGACATTCCGAGTTCGTATTTGTTGCGATTTTCTTAACTGCCGCTATCCTATTATGCAATCTGACCAATCAGCTTGCCATGGTACTGGTTTTACTTCCTATTCTTAATGTTTTCGCTTCTCATTGGGCTGGGGGTGCGGTGCCCATATCTATGACTCTAATTATGATGGTCTTTATGTCCATGATGACCCCGGGAGTAACCGCTCATGCGGGAATGTTGCACGGACGAAAGGATATAAGTTATGTAGACATTGTGCGTTATGCATTGCCAATTATCATTGCAGCGTTAATACTCTATATGCTCATTGGCTATCCCCTTGCTAAATTGATTTTTGCTTAA